One Gossypium hirsutum isolate 1008001.06 chromosome A11, Gossypium_hirsutum_v2.1, whole genome shotgun sequence genomic window carries:
- the LOC107957315 gene encoding uncharacterized protein, protein MNERKLRNTQQYIKWSMPEKPTVKINFDASFDNKTHQSAYAIVARNHNGEIIIAGSYLHTMVAKAFEAKAIAYYEVVLLWKDMGLTDIMIEGDSKSTIIKCMIKSRDKSQISAYIRNIQEEKDSFQAIVFHYVPKSAN, encoded by the coding sequence ATGAATGAGAGAAAACTCCGAAACACCCAGCAATATATCAAATGGTCTATGCCTGAGAAACCAACAGTCAAAATCAATTTTGATGCCTCTTTTGATAATAAAACTCATCAATCTGCATATGCGATAGTAGCAAGGAATCATAACGGGGAAATTATAATAGCCGGATCATACCTCCATACAATGGTGGCCAAAGCATTTGAGGCGAAAGCTATCGCCTACTATGAAGTTGTCCTCTTGTGGAAAGATATGGGTCTCACAGATATCATGATCGAAGGGGATTCCAAATCAACCATTATCAAATGTATGATAAAATCCAGGGATAAGTCGCAAATTAGTGCATATATTAGAAATATACAAGAAGAGAAAGATAGTTTTCAGGCTATTGTGTTTCATTATGTTCCGAAATCGGCTAATTAG